The following are from one region of the Puniceicoccaceae bacterium genome:
- a CDS encoding outer membrane beta-barrel protein, whose product MKATRFFSFILPSLLLPLVLSAVETFPVYVGVGYGIARYVGDEVKDPLLLTGQKAEDDQGFYEAYLGLDLGDVFAIEIAYAQFNELEADYKLSDEVVSIGTPNYRERVDFARYSAMLVAEYPLTFGFSIYATGGYAYYDFDRYFSGGFSESIGATVEHISNGDHGLEFGFGAKWEVLDRISVRGQWAQSVIGDRKVQSNRLSVELHF is encoded by the coding sequence ATGAAAGCAACTCGTTTTTTCTCTTTTATCCTTCCCAGTCTATTGCTGCCGCTCGTCCTGAGTGCGGTTGAAACCTTTCCGGTTTATGTCGGTGTGGGCTACGGTATTGCCCGGTACGTCGGCGATGAAGTGAAGGATCCGTTGCTGTTGACGGGTCAGAAAGCCGAGGATGATCAGGGATTTTACGAAGCCTACCTGGGGCTGGATCTTGGGGATGTCTTTGCGATTGAGATCGCGTATGCGCAGTTCAATGAGCTGGAAGCCGACTACAAACTTTCAGATGAAGTGGTGTCCATCGGTACTCCAAACTACCGGGAGCGAGTGGATTTTGCGCGCTATTCGGCAATGCTGGTGGCGGAGTATCCGCTCACCTTTGGATTCAGCATCTATGCAACAGGTGGGTATGCCTACTATGATTTTGACCGCTATTTTTCAGGTGGATTTTCGGAGAGTATCGGAGCCACCGTGGAACACATCTCCAACGGGGACCATGGGCTGGAGTTCGGATTTGGAGCCAAATGGGAAGTGCTGGACCGGATCTCGGTGCGTGGGCAATGGGCGCAGTCCGTCATTGGTGACCGAAAGGTGCAGTCAAATCGCCTGTCAGTCGAGCTACACTTCTAA
- a CDS encoding cation diffusion facilitator family transporter, producing MKHTHEAMPPTTADQQTQHNRDDRRWMSISLAVAVVLLVVKLTAFALTRSTAILGDAVESIVHLLAVVFAFYSVRISQRPADRTHPYGHAKISFFSSGFEGLMITLAALYIAWEAIAAWIRNTEVLRISDGLVLSMVVLVSNLILGFLLLRVAKRTRSIIVRANGLHILTDAWTSVGVWVALLLVHFTGWNRWDPIVGMLIAINIFVTGYRLMLRGFDGLMDRADPAVAKKLHETLEASCAQWNISYHRLKFRDVGDTLDIDVDLLFPDQMSIKQAHEIATDIEQAMAASIQGKAIISTHLEPAKHHAQIHPSKQGNPGKN from the coding sequence ATGAAACACACTCATGAGGCAATGCCACCCACAACTGCTGACCAGCAGACCCAGCACAACCGCGATGATCGGCGATGGATGTCGATTTCCCTTGCCGTTGCGGTCGTGCTTCTGGTGGTCAAACTGACCGCCTTTGCCCTGACCCGTTCCACCGCCATTCTCGGAGATGCGGTTGAGTCCATCGTACACCTGCTCGCGGTGGTATTTGCCTTCTACAGTGTTCGCATTTCCCAACGTCCTGCCGACAGAACCCACCCATACGGACACGCAAAAATTTCGTTCTTCAGCTCGGGCTTTGAGGGCCTGATGATCACACTGGCTGCCCTCTACATCGCCTGGGAAGCCATTGCTGCCTGGATCCGCAATACAGAGGTTTTACGCATCTCGGACGGCTTAGTGCTCAGTATGGTGGTTCTGGTTTCAAACCTGATTCTGGGGTTTCTCCTGCTGCGGGTCGCCAAGCGCACCCGTTCCATCATCGTGCGTGCCAATGGACTTCACATCCTCACGGATGCGTGGACCAGTGTCGGCGTCTGGGTGGCGCTCTTGCTGGTGCACTTCACCGGGTGGAATCGCTGGGATCCCATCGTCGGCATGCTGATTGCCATCAATATTTTTGTGACGGGCTACCGCCTCATGCTCAGGGGTTTTGATGGCCTGATGGATCGGGCCGATCCCGCCGTTGCCAAAAAGCTGCACGAGACGCTGGAGGCCTCCTGCGCCCAGTGGAACATCAGTTACCATCGGCTCAAGTTTCGCGATGTCGGTGACACTCTCGATATTGATGTTGACCTGCTTTTTCCCGATCAGATGAGCATCAAGCAGGCCCATGAAATCGCAACCGATATCGAACAGGCCATGGCGGCGAGCATCCAGGGCAAGGCCATCATCAGCACCCACCTTGAGCCTGCCAAACATCACGCCCAGATTCACCCCTCAAAACAGGGTAATCCCGGGAAAAATTGA
- a CDS encoding ATP-dependent 6-phosphofructokinase has protein sequence MSQKKVKCIGILTSGGDCPGLNAAIRGVAKAAMHHGIRVVGFQDGFRGLVENRHVNLESLQVSGILTLGGTILGSSRDKPRKMNMGGEIMDMTHVAIENAHRNQIDCLVCLGGNGTQKNAMHLASTGELNVITLPKTIDNDVYGTDISFGFDTAMNIATEAIDRLHTTATSHHRVIVCEVMGHKAGWLALGAGLAGGADVILIPEIPYDIEVISEHLLYRRSTGRRFSIIAVAEGAISQKQLDSENKKTAEKGKKKGKKKQSPSNSESEQEDGHLLIREPMANRIARKITARTGIDCRTTSLGHVQRGGSPSAADRLLTTRLGTCVGHMLEKQKFNVMIALRGDQCVPVPLEEVAGKTRRVTLEHDWIQTARYVETCMGDTRPHLHHSF, from the coding sequence ATGAGTCAGAAGAAAGTGAAATGCATCGGCATCCTGACCTCCGGTGGCGATTGCCCGGGTCTCAACGCAGCGATCCGGGGAGTTGCCAAGGCCGCCATGCACCACGGCATTCGAGTGGTAGGGTTTCAGGACGGATTTCGGGGACTCGTGGAAAACCGGCATGTCAATCTGGAGTCCCTCCAGGTCAGCGGCATCCTGACACTTGGTGGCACCATTCTCGGCTCGAGCCGCGACAAACCCCGCAAGATGAACATGGGTGGAGAAATCATGGATATGACGCACGTTGCGATCGAAAATGCGCACCGCAACCAGATCGACTGTCTCGTCTGCCTTGGGGGAAATGGAACACAAAAAAACGCAATGCACCTGGCCAGCACGGGTGAGCTGAATGTGATCACCCTGCCCAAAACCATCGATAACGATGTTTACGGAACCGATATCTCCTTTGGCTTTGACACGGCAATGAACATTGCCACCGAAGCCATTGACCGGCTACACACCACCGCCACCAGTCATCACCGCGTCATCGTCTGTGAAGTCATGGGACACAAGGCCGGATGGCTTGCCCTCGGGGCCGGACTTGCCGGAGGAGCCGATGTCATCCTGATCCCGGAAATCCCGTATGACATCGAGGTCATCTCCGAACACCTGCTCTACCGTCGCAGCACCGGACGTCGCTTTTCAATCATCGCTGTGGCCGAGGGTGCCATTTCCCAAAAACAGCTTGATTCCGAAAACAAGAAGACTGCGGAAAAAGGAAAAAAGAAGGGCAAGAAAAAACAATCCCCATCAAACTCAGAATCCGAGCAGGAGGATGGGCACTTGCTGATTCGCGAACCCATGGCCAACCGCATCGCCCGCAAGATCACTGCACGCACCGGGATTGACTGCCGCACCACATCGCTCGGCCATGTGCAGCGCGGCGGTTCACCCTCTGCCGCGGATCGCCTCCTGACCACACGCCTTGGCACCTGTGTCGGCCACATGCTCGAAAAACAAAAATTTAATGTGATGATTGCACTTCGCGGCGATCAGTGTGTGCCCGTGCCACTTGAGGAAGTGGCAGGCAAAACCCGGCGGGTAACTCTGGAACACGACTGGATTCAGACCGCGCGCTATGTGGAAACCTGCATGGGGGATACCCGCCCGCACCTGCACCACTCATTCTGA
- the fbaA gene encoding class II fructose-bisphosphate aldolase: protein MGALDIVKPGIVTGDDVTKLLNYAKENNFALPAVNVVNSGSVNAVLEAAKAVNSPVIVQFSNGGATFFAGKACPAKNKDVIGAISGAYHVKRMAEAYGIPVILHTDHAARKLLPWIDGLMEENERHFKQFGCSLFSSHMIDLSEEPLEENLATCVSYFERMAKVGMTLEVELGVTGGEEDGVDNTHVDNASLYTQPSEVDEAYTRLSAISPNFTVAAAFGNVHGVYKPGNVKLTPIILKNSQDFIQEKHKTAAKPVNFVFHGGSGSSRSEIREAVGYGAVKMNIDTDTQWATWEGVLNFYKKNEAYLQGQLGNPEGSDAPNKKYYDPRVWLRKGEETMVDRLKVAFEDLNAINRN from the coding sequence ATGGGCGCTTTAGATATCGTAAAACCCGGCATCGTCACAGGTGACGATGTGACCAAACTTCTCAACTACGCGAAGGAAAACAACTTTGCCCTTCCGGCAGTCAATGTTGTCAACAGCGGCTCGGTCAATGCCGTGCTCGAAGCTGCCAAGGCAGTGAACTCACCGGTGATCGTGCAGTTCTCCAACGGAGGCGCAACCTTCTTTGCGGGCAAGGCATGCCCCGCCAAGAACAAGGATGTGATCGGCGCGATTTCGGGTGCGTACCACGTCAAGCGCATGGCCGAAGCCTATGGCATTCCCGTGATCCTTCACACCGACCACGCCGCACGTAAACTGCTGCCCTGGATCGACGGTCTGATGGAAGAAAACGAACGCCACTTCAAGCAGTTCGGCTGCTCGCTCTTCAGTTCTCACATGATCGATCTGTCCGAAGAACCTCTTGAAGAAAACCTCGCCACCTGCGTTTCCTATTTCGAACGCATGGCCAAGGTCGGCATGACGCTCGAAGTCGAGCTGGGCGTAACTGGTGGTGAAGAAGACGGTGTGGACAATACCCATGTCGACAATGCATCCCTCTACACTCAGCCTTCCGAAGTGGATGAGGCCTACACACGCCTGAGCGCGATCAGCCCGAACTTCACGGTCGCCGCTGCCTTTGGAAATGTGCACGGTGTCTACAAACCGGGCAATGTGAAGCTCACTCCGATCATCCTGAAGAACTCGCAGGATTTCATCCAGGAAAAGCACAAGACCGCTGCCAAGCCCGTCAACTTCGTCTTCCACGGCGGTTCCGGTTCCAGCCGCTCCGAAATTCGCGAAGCCGTTGGATATGGTGCGGTGAAGATGAACATCGACACAGACACCCAGTGGGCAACCTGGGAAGGCGTGCTCAATTTCTATAAGAAAAACGAAGCCTACTTGCAGGGTCAGCTCGGCAATCCAGAGGGTTCCGACGCCCCCAACAAGAAGTACTACGATCCACGCGTCTGGCTGCGCAAGGGCGAGGAGACCATGGTCGATCGCCTCAAAGTTGCCTTCGAAGACCTCAACGCGATCAACCGCAACTGA